The following are from one region of the Candidatus Brocadiia bacterium genome:
- a CDS encoding class I SAM-dependent DNA methyltransferase, with product MSKQNELETRLWDAADQLWANTGLKPSEFSVPVLGLIFLKFADFKFTAVKDEIEKQHQKSGSRRSISKVDYQAKGVLYLPEKSRFSYLINLPEGANIGKAINDAMKAIEAENEELRDVLPNTYQEIENSVLVTLLKIFSGIPMDIEGDVFGKIYEYFLGEFAKKEGQKGGEFYTPTSLVKLIVEVIEPFHGKIYDPACGSGGMFVQSARFVKRHKGKPSSEIAVYGEEKTANTIRLCKMNLAVHGLAGDIKEGNTYYEDVHKSLGKFDFVMANPPFNVSGVDKEKIKDDKRFCYGIPNTDNANYLWIQIFLNALNNKGRTGFVMASSAGDAGHSEMEIRKKMIEAGLVDAIIAIGTNFFYTVTLPCTLWFFDKGKKNTERKDKVLFIDAQRIYKQVDRSLREFTPAQIEFIANIVRLHRDEKPETINGSESMMKEHFPKGKYKDILGLCKVATIQQIPNQRYSLNPGGYVGVTPKPQDTFDFKEKMKELHDELGQLNNNAHQLEEKILRNMSKLLNSGKL from the coding sequence ATGTCAAAACAGAATGAGTTAGAAACACGGCTGTGGGATGCGGCGGACCAGTTGTGGGCGAATACTGGTCTGAAACCATCAGAGTTTTCGGTTCCGGTGCTGGGTCTAATATTCCTTAAATTTGCTGATTTTAAGTTTACTGCCGTTAAAGATGAGATAGAAAAGCAACATCAGAAAAGTGGTAGCAGACGCTCTATCTCCAAGGTGGATTATCAGGCAAAAGGCGTTTTGTATCTGCCGGAAAAGAGCCGGTTTTCTTACCTGATAAACCTGCCTGAAGGCGCCAATATCGGCAAAGCCATTAATGATGCAATGAAGGCAATTGAGGCGGAAAATGAGGAATTAAGGGATGTTCTGCCTAATACCTATCAGGAAATTGAAAATAGTGTTTTGGTTACATTGCTAAAGATATTCTCCGGTATTCCAATGGATATAGAGGGCGATGTCTTTGGTAAGATTTATGAATATTTCTTAGGTGAATTCGCCAAGAAGGAAGGACAAAAAGGCGGAGAATTTTATACACCCACATCGCTGGTCAAGCTTATTGTTGAGGTAATAGAGCCATTCCACGGCAAAATCTACGACCCGGCCTGCGGCTCAGGCGGTATGTTCGTCCAGAGCGCCAGATTTGTGAAAAGGCATAAAGGCAAACCCAGTTCTGAAATAGCGGTTTATGGTGAAGAAAAGACTGCCAACACTATCAGGTTATGCAAAATGAATCTGGCGGTACACGGATTAGCCGGTGATATTAAAGAGGGAAATACTTATTATGAAGATGTTCACAAATCCTTGGGCAAGTTTGATTTTGTAATGGCAAATCCACCATTTAATGTCAGCGGAGTTGATAAGGAAAAGATTAAGGATGATAAACGGTTTTGTTATGGCATTCCCAATACGGACAATGCCAATTATCTATGGATACAGATATTCCTTAATGCCCTGAATAACAAAGGCCGAACGGGGTTTGTGATGGCAAGTTCTGCAGGTGATGCCGGCCATTCTGAAATGGAAATCAGGAAGAAGATGATTGAAGCAGGGCTGGTGGATGCTATAATTGCGATTGGAACGAACTTTTTCTATACTGTAACTTTGCCCTGCACCCTGTGGTTCTTTGATAAGGGCAAAAAGAATACTGAGCGCAAGGATAAGGTTTTGTTTATAGACGCTCAGCGTATTTATAAACAGGTAGATCGATCACTCCGGGAATTCACCCCAGCACAGATAGAATTTATTGCCAATATCGTTCGGCTTCATCGTGACGAAAAGCCCGAGACTATCAACGGCAGTGAATCAATGATGAAAGAACATTTCCCCAAAGGAAAATATAAAGACATTCTTGGGCTATGTAAGGTTGCTACTATACAACAGATACCTAACCAAAGATATTCACTTAATCCAGGAGGATATGTTGGGGTTACTCCAAAGCCACAAGATACTTTTGACTTCAAGGAAAAAATGAAAGAACTTCATGATGAATTAGGGCAATTGAACAATAATGCTCATCAGTTAGAAGAAAAAATCTTACGTAATATGAGCAAATTATTAAATAGTGGAAAGTTGTAA
- a CDS encoding phosphoribosylaminoimidazolesuccinocarboxamide synthase codes for MPKPNVVLTTDIRELERVGQGKVRDIYKIDRDYLLIVTTDRISAFDVIMSDGIPFKGQVLTAISTFWFRLIRDITGSHFVSSDFAEICRLTDKKTADILKKYESQLVGRSMLVKSAKVFPVECIVRGYLAGSGWKDYSKTGSVSGVKLPARLKESDRLPQTIFTPSTKATSGHDENISFEQMANIISEPAAKELRDRSIKVYEAAHKYALTKGIIICDTKFEWGTVNNEIILVDEALTPDSSRFWPADSYAPGKGQPSFDKQFLRDYLESINWNKTPPPPKLPEEIINKTSAKYAEAYKKITGNTI; via the coding sequence ATGCCTAAACCAAACGTTGTGCTGACCACCGATATCCGCGAACTGGAACGGGTCGGGCAGGGCAAGGTCCGCGATATATACAAAATCGACCGGGACTACCTGCTCATCGTCACCACCGACCGGATCTCGGCTTTTGATGTCATTATGTCCGACGGCATCCCTTTCAAAGGCCAGGTACTGACGGCTATCTCGACCTTCTGGTTCCGGCTTATCCGCGACATCACCGGCTCGCATTTCGTCAGCTCCGATTTCGCCGAAATCTGCCGGCTGACCGATAAGAAAACGGCTGATATCCTTAAGAAATACGAATCTCAATTAGTTGGACGCTCGATGCTGGTCAAGAGCGCCAAGGTCTTCCCGGTCGAGTGCATCGTCCGGGGCTACCTGGCCGGGTCTGGCTGGAAGGATTATTCCAAGACCGGCTCCGTCTCGGGCGTCAAACTACCGGCCAGGCTGAAAGAATCGGACCGCCTGCCCCAGACCATCTTTACGCCGTCCACCAAGGCCACCTCGGGCCACGATGAGAATATCTCTTTCGAGCAGATGGCTAACATAATAAGCGAACCGGCCGCAAAAGAACTGCGCGACCGGAGCATTAAAGTATACGAGGCGGCCCATAAATACGCCCTGACCAAGGGCATCATCATCTGCGATACCAAGTTCGAGTGGGGCACCGTTAATAACGAAATCATCCTGGTGGACGAGGCGCTGACCCCTGATTCGTCTCGCTTCTGGCCGGCCGACAGCTACGCTCCGGGTAAAGGACAGCCGTCGTTCGACAAGCAGTTCCTCCGGGATTACTTGGAAAGCATCAACTGGAACAAGACTCCGCCTCCGCCCAAACTGCCGGAGGAGATTATAAATAAAACATCGGCTAAATACGCAGAGGCATATAAAAAGATTACGGGGAATACAATTTAG